GCGTCCTCGCCCCGGATCTCGCCCGAGGACTGATGCTCGTGCTCATCGGCATCGCGAACTCGGCGATCTTCCTCTACGACCGGCCCTACGGTCATCGCCAGCACATCGTCGAGGACGGCCTGCTCGATCGGCTGGTCGCCACCGTGACGGTGTCGGCCGTCGATGCCAGGGCCTACCCGTTGTTCGCCCTCCTCTTCGGCTACGGCATCGTGCAGATGATCAGTAGGAGCGCCGCCCGCGGCGTCCCCGAGGCCCGGACCCGGTCGGTTCTGCGGCGTCGCAGCACTGCCCTGATCGGCTTCGGCCTCGTCCATGCCGTGTTGTTCTTTCCCGGCGACATCCTCGGCATCTACGGGGTGGTCGGATTCATGCTGCTCGTGTTCACCGGCTGGACCGATCGGGCGTTGCTTCGCTTCGCCGCATGGTGGCTGGTCGCCGCCTGCGCCGTGCAGGGGCTCGTCTACGCGCTTCCCCATGACGGCGAGGGCCGTGGCTACTTCTGGTCGTTCGAACGCGAGTCCCTGGCCGAGGCACTGCCCTTGCGTTTCGTGGAATGGCTGATGACGCCGGCCGGCCTGCTGCCGGTGCTCACCGCCGCGATCCTGGGAGTCGTGGCCGCGCGTCACCGCATCCTGGAGGAGCCGGCCAGGCACCGCAGGCTGCTGCGGCGGACCGCCGCCGTGCTCGTGCCGGTGGGCCTGCTCGGCGGGCTGCCCAGCGCGCTGATCGTCGGACAGTTCATCCAGGTGGACTCGGCCGGGCTGGTGGTCGCCTTCTCGTTGCTGCACTCGCTCAGCGGAGTGGCGGGCGCGGTCGGCTATCTGGCTCTGTTCGCCCTGGTCAGCTCCCGCCTGGCGGCGAGCCCCTCGGGAATCGCGGGGGCGCTCACGGCGCTCGGGCGGCGCTCGCTGAGTGGATATCTGTTCTCCTCGGTGGTCTTCATGGTGGTGCTCGCGCCCTCGACGTTCGGGCTCGGCGCGGTGTTCGGCTCGGCGGGGGCGTTCGCGCTGGCGGTGGCGACCTGGCTCGTGTCGGTGGTGGTCGCGTGGCGGCTCGACAAGGCACGCCGCCCCGGTCCGGCGGACGCGCTGCTGCGGCGGATCTCCTACAAGGCCGGGTGAGAGACTCGCCGTCGGGCGAGGCCGGGTGCC
This genomic stretch from Actinoalloteichus hoggarensis harbors:
- a CDS encoding DUF418 domain-containing protein, with product MTAPRRVAHDLLGASDDWAVASRIPSVVIMPEPQVTTGTRPADSRPAHTRPADSATSATAASDSAVRDSPVRSAQRVLAPDLARGLMLVLIGIANSAIFLYDRPYGHRQHIVEDGLLDRLVATVTVSAVDARAYPLFALLFGYGIVQMISRSAARGVPEARTRSVLRRRSTALIGFGLVHAVLFFPGDILGIYGVVGFMLLVFTGWTDRALLRFAAWWLVAACAVQGLVYALPHDGEGRGYFWSFERESLAEALPLRFVEWLMTPAGLLPVLTAAILGVVAARHRILEEPARHRRLLRRTAAVLVPVGLLGGLPSALIVGQFIQVDSAGLVVAFSLLHSLSGVAGAVGYLALFALVSSRLAASPSGIAGALTALGRRSLSGYLFSSVVFMVVLAPSTFGLGAVFGSAGAFALAVATWLVSVVVAWRLDKARRPGPADALLRRISYKAG